GTGAGACCCTGCCAAGCGATGCTGAAGGGTAAGCTGATGGTTTGGGGTGCAGCTCCTTCCTTCAGGGTTCAGAGTTGCCTCTGTGGATTTGCCTTCAAGGGCCCAAAGAAGAAGCAGAGCTGATGCTGCTTCTGCGAGGCAGAGAGGGGTTTGCAAGGGTGAGCTGAGGACCGGAGCTGAGCTAGTGGTCCTTGTCCTTGACATGCAGAAAAACCTTATCCTGGGGCAAGAGGGGTCTCCAACGGCTTGGTCACCCCAGCTGTCCTCCCCTTGGGGACAACTGGGATGAAGCTGATGCCCATGGAGGGTGGTTGAGTGTGGACCGAGCACTGGGGGGACCTGCGGCCACCCTGGGCAGACCTTGGCTCTGGAGATGCACCAAAGGGTCTGGGGGGGCAAATCAGTGCCCGGCGCTTGGGGAGTATTCTGTCTGCTCAAAGGTTGTTCTCgtaattgttttattatttcctaTAAGGCCAAGCCTCTCTGCCTCCACAGCAATgttaataattcattttaacTGTGGTACTAGGTTAATTACTGTgtatcctgcttttttttttcctcttttcctaaattatttttacgACATTAGCCCTGGGAAAGGTGAAGTCCCCTCTGCTGTGTAAGCATGGGCAGCTGTGccttgtccccatccctgccagcctcagcccccAGGGAAGGACCATCCCTAGGCATTATTTATTGTTTACCTTGCGGGTATGGTGGGGGCTTGATCCCACTGCACCCCAAGGGAGAGCAACCTGttggtgctgccagcagcaacCCCCCTTGCATCTACAGGCTCCTGGAGTGGAAATCCCCCCTCAGCAGCATCCGTTGCAGCGTTTCTCCCAGTCCCATTGGAGGTGTCCCTGCAGCAAAAGCACCCCAGCCCTGCGGGGGCTGCGCTCCCTGGGCACCCACTGCCACCCTGTGTCAGTGTCTCAGCCTGTCACCTGCTGCACATCCTGAGCTGGTGACATGGATTCGCATGAAGGATCTACACAGAGGATGGTCCAAGAGGAGGAGTGAGGGTCTGCCAGGGAGGGGGACAGCCAAGAGTCCCTACTCATCCCCAGGGCTCGGTGATCCAGGCTGCCACAGCTCAGCCGGCTTGTTTCCCAGCTTCATCCACCACCTCTGCTGTTCAcatctattttttaaagctgagtAAAGAGgctgttttcctcttcagagctgcagagtTTGCCCATGGAGCAGGCTGGACCTCCTGCCCTGTAGCCCCCAGTGTGCAAGCAACAGGCTGAGCCaccttttgttcattttctcaAGTATCCATTAGTGGGGGGACACCCAGCAGTCCCCAGGCCACAGCTGGAAAATGGCTCTTCTAGGGAGTTACTCTGCTCTTTTTTCATTTGGATGCCACTTCCAGAACTCTCTGGGTACGGGGTGGAACCTATGTATTTTCTTCACGTTACTGAAAGGGGCACACGTggctcagccagcagctgtAAGAAAAGCACATctggaagggagggaaggatgctggggaagcccagcctggcaggaggggttgaaggcagagcagcagcagcatcctgctaCCAGCTGGTTAAACAGCCACGGGGAGTGCACGGTCTCATGGAGTGTCACTGCTGGGGCTGACTGTCCCCTTCCCCATCACCGTGCCACTCATGCTGGttgctgcaggctgccagcttgctgctgGGGGATGCCAGACCCCACTGGCTCGCTGCCTGGGGACAGAAGGTTTTGTGCAACCCCTGCGATGTCCAAGGATAGCAAGCTGGGGGGCTCTGGCATCCCCTGGGCTTCTTATGAAAGGTGATGAATGCAGCTTGGAATTGCTACGTCCCCCAGCAAATGCCATAGCCCAGATGCAGACAGAAAGGAGCAGGATGGCTGGAGAATTAGGAGAAACAGGCAatgcagggcaggcagcgccGTGGTTTAGGAGGGGACCTcctgtggcagcagggagggatcAAAGGCAGCGAGAGGCGCAGCGGGATGCTGTCAGACGGGCTCTCCTGAGAGGAGCCAGTTGGGCCAGGTACTACATGTCGAGTTGCTCTGAGGAGCAATGAGATGGCAAGATATTTTGGGTGGAGGCAGATTGCCTCTGACAGAGATGATTTTAAGGGGTAGTAACAAGCAGCCTTACCCACGGCACCACAGTGCACTGCTTCCTCACCCATCCGGGGTGGGAATGCTTGTCTTGGTATCTGCACAAGGTCCCCAGGTGTCCCAAGCTGACCCCAGCTTcgtgagcagggacatctggGGACCTCAcctcttttaaacaaaaaaacccaaataaattcAGCAGGGGCAGAAGCAACAAGGGCCGTTTTCTCAGCATCGTTTAcaaagcagctgggagcagcaggcaggtagCAGCGAGGAGGAAGGCTCCGGCAGGGTAACAGTGatggcagcacagggaaaggacCCCTCCTGAGGGAGTACCACCACCTGGCACCTTCTCCTACTGCTAAAGGAGAGTTAACTTTCAGGCAAGTAACAGAGTTTGTTCTTCTGGGCTATGGTTGTTAAGGAAATTTCTTGTCCTTCCTGTAACGGACACGCACTGGCCGGTGAGTGTCTTCCCTGCAAGCAGCGTGgtgggcacagggcagcaccGGGCATCGCGCCGGGGCTCTGGCCCCACGTGTTTTACCAGTGGGCAGTTGTCAGGGCTGCTGTCAGCATCGCAGCACAGCTTGTCTGCAGTCAGAGTCTTTATTAATAAATTGTAACAACCCCTGCTTGCTCTGCAGTGCCTGCAGGAGTTGATGATTAAACTCGAGCCAGCGCGGTGCTTTTGGAACAAGCCAATATGGCATCACAAACCCCTGTGCAAGGAGCAACAGTGACCCTTTCTGGCTCTTGCTGGACTTCCAAGTTAAAGGTATTCggaaacaaagaacagctgAGGTCTCGGGAGCAGGAACAGCCTCACACCTCTGCCCTGCACCGGGGCTGAAGCGGTGGCGGCTGTGGCAGAGCCAGTGCACGGGTTTTAAGCGCAGCAATGAGGAACAGTGGATCTAGTTTGGTTTGAAGGTATTAGGTAAATTTGCATCACTGGCAAGTAAAGCACAACAAACCCAGACCAGGAAAACCCTGGTCATTCGAACATAGCAGGAGTCAGCAGTAAAAGGTTTGAATGCATTTGGTAGAGCTCATCTTTGCTGTCTGGCTTTTCTGTATCTGCAGGACATTTGTTCTCTGGTCCTGAGCACCGCACACGTGGGAGAAGCAGTGACAAGGTCTGGGGGTGcggctgcctttttttcttttaaaattccagtagaaacaaagaacaggaaaaaaaggtattggAGAGAAACGCAGCATCACATCCTGCGTGAAGCTGACCTGGGCATGGACAGGCATCACCCGGGCCACTCCTGGTGTTGACCCGAGCAGAACCCAGATTCACCTAAGGACACCGACTGCACGGTCATGTTTTAGCATGACGGGGCAGCTCTGTACATCAGCTGAGGGGAGTTAGGAGGACACCAATTTTCAGGGAATGTTGCTCCGATCCTTGAGAGTCTGCCAcactgttttttcattattaagaGCTGTAAAGGACCAGGGCTTGCCTCGGGTGGTTGGTGTAATTGGAGGGATGCTCTGTGATGCTCGGGGCTGATGAACaggctgggctcagctctgtGACTGGCCTTGGAGCACAGAGACCTGGGACAGGGTGACACAAGCTGAATCCCAGCAGCACATCTACTGTGCCTGACTCTACAAAGCCTTAGTTTTCTAACCACCAAAAGGCTTGCAGGTTTTCAGCATGCCTACAGGGATTACGGCAttgctgctgaagcagcagtCTGTTGTGTTAAACACAGCACCGGGCTGGATGAGTTCCCACCCTGAGGTCCTGCACAGACCCAGGGTCTAAGTCCCATTGCCTTCCTCCTTGTGTGGTCGTTTGTGGTGGCTGGGGAACAGGCTGTGCCATTGCACCGGCACAGGAACACTCTCCACATCTCCGTTTGCCACATGTTACTGTAAACACCAACACAAAGCACCAAACGGGCGAGAAACGGGTGGATCAGGCAAAGCATGGGGATTATCCTGGTGACTTTATGAAGCAGAGAGAGATGGAATACCCCTTGAAGGAGGCATAATTTATCCCTCCTTTATACTGGAGTCATTGGAGTTGGGGAGGGTCCTTCTGTCCATCTGCACGTAAGCAGGGAAAGGGCAGAGCCTCAGCTACCGGTTATTGCCGTGGAATGTGGTTGAAAACCCGCAGACATCTACAGTCCCCTCCCGCAGAGCTGGGGTGACTCCAGCAGGACCCTGGCTCTCACAGCCCAGGTTTGatgctctccagctgcagaggtgaTGGGTCAGCAGTAACCGACCCACCTTCCCGACCTCCCACAGAAATCCAGCCCCAAGGCTCCCTGCTGATGCCCACACTGGAGCTGCTGCACAGTGACCAAGCCTGTTATTAAGATGACCAGTTTCTCCTGGAGGCTGTGGCCCAGCACAGCCGACATCCTTTGATACCACCAGAATTTAACAAACCACTTCTCCAGAATTTGATCTTTGTAATGAAAGATGTGTGCAAGAATGCTTTTAATTGGAACAGTAGGTCTTGACAGGCTCATGTAGACATGGAAATGATATGTCTCAGCTGGCATGGGACTGATAGTTAAGAAGTAGATGAATAGTCCatgcaaaatgcaaagctgAGTGTTTTCTTTGGGTCTTTTCCGTTGCACCGCATAAATACAGTCTGTATAATCTGCATTAAGCCACTGAGGGTACATCTACCAACTCTTCAGGCTACTTCTGCAATATTATGATCTTTCTTCATTGCTATTCTTTTTTTAGCTGGGGTCTGCTGTGATTTTGCCTTCCAGGcacaaaacaagcaaattaAGCACAGAATTAAGTAGTACAAAGTCTGCTTTCGGAGACAAGAGCCCAGGAACTCAGCTGGAGTCTGGCTGAACATGGAGGtagattttgtttctgttcttgctgttcCCATGCCCACCTCCCAGGGCCCCCAGACaccaccagcaggcaggagcagccttTCGCTTGCCTCTTTGCGAGAAGGGCTGCTATCTCTGCCAGTCCTCGCACCAGCTGTGTCAGTACCAGTGGGCTGATAGCCCATCTGACTGCCCACCAGCTTTTCCCCTTATAAAAGAGGCTCCTCAGCTTGCCTGGGCTCCCGCTGGGCTGCAGACTGGGGCTGGTTTGGTTGCTCCTGCACCAGCTGATGGTGGGGATCCCAGGGGCACTTGTCGCTGGAGATTCCGCTACTGAGGGATGCggctgggctccagcagagGTAAATCTCTTTTTTGAGTCTCTGGGTTCTGGGTTGCATCAGAGCAGGAGAGCTTTGCTCCCTGTGGTCCTTTGCTGCCTGGCGCAGAGAGAGCGCTGCAgcgggccagggctggggggcagttATCTGCGTGACTGAAGATGCAGGGCTGCTGTGAGTGATGCTGCTTCCCGGCTCCTCCTGCAAGCAAAAAGGGGGGAATAGCTAGTGCTGCCTGCGTGAACTGGCAGGCTTCAGCGGGCCTGATgtgcagagaggcagcaggaggggttCCCACCCAGCGCTGTGCTCCTCGGGCTGTGCACTTTCAAGTGCAAATGATTGATTTTAAAGAGCCAGAGCACAGTATAAAtgaggggagagagagattAAGCTCTGAGGGAGGGGGTCAGCCCCCTGAAGCTCTTACATTTTCATGCAGTGGTGCATTTTCATCCACATGCTCCTCTCCTCTGACCACTCCTTTTTACCCACTGCTGATCCCAGTGTTATGCTACTTAATGCTTTCTCTTACTGCACATCACTCGCATAATACAGATCTATGGCTGTTGCAgcctcataggtaagctcacCTTGTTTATCTTatgaggaaggaggagagcatTCAGGTATTTCCCAAAGTATTTTTGGCCTGAACAGGACCTTAACTTCTCGTAAAACCAGattgttttggaaacaaatgaTTCCCTTCCAAATCTTGGCTTTAGTCAAAACCAGGGAGTACTTCAGTGTAACATGCATGTCAAATGTGACAGCTAAGCTTTGGTCAGACTTCACAGCACAAACCTCACTTCCAGAGATTGCTTACTAAGCTACGATACGGTGGAGTGATGCTCATGAGCAGGAGTTGTGCACGTGGCCTGGTTGGTATGAAAcggaaacaaaaaagaacaaattaaaagaaCAGCCACAGGAGATCAGGGTCATTCCTCTGGGAACAACTCCAGGTCTGTGCCTTTCCAGGggctgaagtgctgctgctgggtcctCTGGGTTGAATCACTCACCACGGGCAAGCCCTGTTCCAAAACCAGGCGTTGCTGTTTAGTCCTGCAAACAAAATACGACATTTTACAGGCTAGATATGTTTGCAGCCATTAGAAACGAAGGTGTTTATCCCTGCGGGCTGTGTGACTCCTGGGCTGGGACCTTACGCAAGAGCAGACACATGACTGCTTGGTGCCACCCAGAGTCAAGCCCTGCTGCTGATGGACGGATCCTGCTCTCACAGGGGAGCACAGTCACCTCTCAGCTCCGCGGAGCTTTTTGCAGCATCTGGGAGTGGCTTCCTCAAAGCAAAGTGCTCATTCTGCCTCCTGCTTCAGCCAGGGTggcccctgccctgggcacacacaggcagctgggggggaggggacaggACGGGGGGGATGTCAGCCCCCAGTGTGtaagcacagagcagccccctCGCTCTTTGGCCGTGTGTTAGCCCAGGGCCACCTTCCCAAAGCCACACGGACCAGGCTGCACAGTGGGAGCATCAGTTCTGGCCATGTTCATTATGACCCCCTCATACTGGGACAGGCTCGCTCCTGGCGCACCGGCACTGTCTGCGCCCTGCTCGGCTCCGGGGGCAAGAAACCTTAATCctgcccagctccttcccaAGCCCCTTAAACCGCTGGCGACGCTGTCGGCatgtggcagagctgcctccccagctgtgccagggttACATCCATCCCTGTGCCGGGCCAAGGCGCCCTCGGCTGTGGTTATTGCCCACGGCGTGTGGCCGTGGTGGCTTCCCAGTCCTGCCTGGCTACTGCCGACCTGGCTCCGGGCTTGGAATGGGGCACTGGGCTCAGGTTGGGGCAGTTAACCTTCCAGgttccttctcctttttggAGCCACGGTACACGAAACACGGTGTTTGCTGAGCAACGTGCTGAGTTTTCGGTCAGACCTTAGCTGATGTGACTTCTAGCTTCCTCCCTGATGTACAGGTCTGCATACTGCTGGCCAGCCCCAAACTCATTTAGGTAATTGCTTAACTACAAACAAGCATTTCCCTGTTTCATGAAGTGTAGCTAAGTGGACATCGTTTTCTTGCATTCCTTGGATTCTTTACATGGGTCAgtggtattttttaattttttttttatgtggggGTTTGTGAAATGAGGCAGCTTTTGCAGAAGGATGCCCTTCCCTTTTTTGTGTGAAACCAAAGCTCCACTGATGCCTGTTTGGAGAGGAATTAAAGCCCAGCTCTGCGTTTTGTCAGTACGAGCCTGTTTAGTATTCACAACACTGTCTTGAAAAGCTTATTGTGATGAAAACGATTGAGTGCAACTTTATCTTAATGCTGCATGCAGTTAATTAATGTCAGTAAATTGTTTAGTGCAATTGCCTCCATGGGTCAGCCCCTCTTTCTAGAGAAAGCCTAACATTAGCTTTGAAATTAAACTGTCTATTAGGAGCAAAGGTGATTGCTTTATTATGGTTATGGAAAcacagaatgatttgggttggaagggacctgacAGACCACCCAgtgccaccccctgccacgggcagggacacctgccaccagcccaggttgctcccagccccgtccaatCTGGTCCTGAacccttccagggatggggcacccacagctgctctgggcaccctgtgccagcgcctcaccgccctcacacTAGCGCAGACTCTCTAGGTGTCCATCACTGAAAGCCAGAATTGcatgaaagattattttttttggtgaaggaaattattttatcctTTGAAGCTAAGCTGTTAGTGTGGCTTTTCAACTAACGCGGCTGCTGTGGTAGCTGTCCCCACAGACCTGGGAGATGGTGCAAGTTGGAAGGGATCGACTGGAGCAGCGGCAGGTCCCATGTCACCCACCCCAGTCTGGCAGTGCCGTGCATCTGCTGACTGTGCTGGAAACACTTTCACAAAACCCCATTTCGTGTGGGTCTGGGTTGCAGGAGAGCCAAGTCTCTGGTTCAGACCTCACCATTTGCAATGCCCGGCTGCTGCCTGGGTCACTCACACTCCTCAAATCAAGACAGGCTGAAGGTTAGAAGTCCTGATAGAGCTTTACCTGAGCTTTAACTGCAACATAAATCCATACTACACAGTCATTTTCTGATCATATACAagtttattacagaaataaaccaCCTCTGTTGTAAAAGGTGTGCAGCATAAACGTTGGCAGCATCAGCTGGGCCTGAAAGATGCAGGAAGAGTTTGAAAGGGGATGAAATGGTGTTGTCTCAGACTTGCATCCCTCCTTttgggcagcagtgctgggtctGCCACCAGCACACTTGGTGTGTCTGTCGCTTCTCAGCTGTCACTTCATGAGGAATGTGGGTGTTTGTGCCTCTTCTAAGTGCTATGTCCAGATTGTCAGGGCTGGATGTGAGAGCAGTCCAGCAGGGGAGGCGGTGGGATGTCTGCAGCCCTTTCCTCTCACCTGCAGGCACTGTACGAGGAGCACTCGTGCATGGGGAGCGTTGCTGAGCCTGCTCCGGTCGGTGCCCGTTGGTCCCACAGTATATGTGGCAGTGGTGGCTTTGGGGAGGCACTTGCATGGGGCAAGTGAGTGCTCAGGCCTCAGAGACTTTGATAAAATTAACAAAGAAACCCCATAAAATCCTGAAGGAGCTGCAAAGTCCTGCAATTCTTCCCAGAGACGTTTTATCCACAGGCAACGCCTTTTAAAATAAGCCAAGCTCCCAATTCCACGGCTTCCCTGTTCCAAAGAATCCCCAAATGCATTAAAGACTTTGTAGAGGAGCATGCCCCGTCCATGGGCTGAGTGATGCTTTATATAAATAGCTCATATACACCTGCTATATACAAATACTATGTACAGAGGGTGTTACTTTATTTGACGTGAAGCTCCAAATACCTCTTGTGGTACCTCTCCCAAGATGCTGGGCCAGGAGATGACAGCAGAAGGCACttctggctgtgctgcctggggacaggcagtgAAGGCGCCTGGATCTGGGGTGAAGAGCCCCTtttccagcagccctgccacccaCAGAGCTATTCCTTCAGCAGACCGAGCTTCTTCAGCGCCTCTCGCCGGTTCTCATCTGTTGAGCCCTTGGGGGAAATCTTGACACTGATGCAGGAGCGGGGGGGCTTGGGGAAGTTCTGCAGAGGGTGGGATCGCCGcttgctgctcttctcctgcTCTGTCTGCCTGGGCTCCTTCAGACCAGCAAAGTCCTTCCCCTCTCCAAGGGATGCTGGCCGGGGGCGGCTGCTCCTGAGGAAGCTTGGGGCGAGCCGCTCGATGAAGGACATCTTGCCCAAGGAGCTGCTGGTCTTGACGCTCTGCTCCTTGGTGCTGGCTATGTAGCTGCTCAGCCCCACGCCGGAGCGTTCCAGGGTGTTGGATTTGAAGGTCATCGGCCGAATACCTGGCACTGACCTCTCCGCTGCCCCGCAGCCTGCCTCGGGCTCCGCGGGGATGGGCAAGGGCATCTCCCTTGGGTGGGGATGCACAGTAGGTTGAAGGTGGGCACTGGGCTCCCTCCTGTCCTGCGACAGTCCAAGCTTCTCCAGTGCCTCCCGCCGggctttctccctctccttggGGTCGAGGTGCCCTGaattcagcttttcagcagcagcatcgCTGGCTGAGCCGGGCTGAGAGCTGGCCAAGGACGGAGGCGCTGCTTTTACCTTCTGGCTGGGCTCCGTTGCAAGCGGCACTtggctggttttgctggttttcaggATAATGTTTGGTGGCAATTTTCGTGGTTTGGGGGCAGTTGGAGGCCCGCGCTTGGCATCAGGGTCCTGAGGGGCCTCTTCCAATCTGGATTTCTCTGACTGATTCCATGAAGTCCAAGTCTTGGTCTCC
The window above is part of the Falco cherrug isolate bFalChe1 chromosome 16, bFalChe1.pri, whole genome shotgun sequence genome. Proteins encoded here:
- the C16H1orf116 gene encoding specifically androgen-regulated gene protein isoform X1; this translates as MSCGWTVWRLTYFQFYWGKLRFQGRFKKAQLPLLLRKQPKTKQLGYCPPCQTPGQPVICLGRSWGWLAATLAAVTAWSAQPPTTRNVDNSYDYLSVEEKECLMFLEETIGSLDAEADSGVSTDETDYVEPSKLPGTWLRRDSSAQDMENGAPPPSAGQQRAAEQKSAKSISAFSSSAPAAAPSPGYYSLPRSITVANGASDSKATVCTRGDPVPVDKSSQEMAKEDRLDHANTRHQMKSLESLIIQPPDPFQDDQVSHEWSCSNCSDAKKETGKETKTWTSWNQSEKSRLEEAPQDPDAKRGPPTAPKPRKLPPNIILKTSKTSQVPLATEPSQKVKAAPPSLASSQPGSASDAAAEKLNSGHLDPKEREKARREALEKLGLSQDRREPSAHLQPTVHPHPREMPLPIPAEPEAGCGAAERSVPGIRPMTFKSNTLERSGVGLSSYIASTKEQSVKTSSSLGKMSFIERLAPSFLRSSRPRPASLGEGKDFAGLKEPRQTEQEKSSKRRSHPLQNFPKPPRSCISVKISPKGSTDENRREALKKLGLLKE
- the C16H1orf116 gene encoding specifically androgen-regulated gene protein isoform X2, with protein sequence MNFSQPGAAGCSPEKQRSSGIGTAGTRIWAARNDKRPAGILPPVPDARTACDMPRKELGMAGCNSGSCDSMVSTASNHSQRSDNSYDYLSVEEKECLMFLEETIGSLDAEADSGVSTDETDYVEPSKLPGTWLRRDSSAQDMENGAPPPSAGQQRAAEQKSAKSISAFSSSAPAAAPSPGYYSLPRSITVANGASDSKATVCTRGDPVPVDKSSQEMAKEDRLDHANTRHQMKSLESLIIQPPDPFQDDQVSHEWSCSNCSDAKKETGKETKTWTSWNQSEKSRLEEAPQDPDAKRGPPTAPKPRKLPPNIILKTSKTSQVPLATEPSQKVKAAPPSLASSQPGSASDAAAEKLNSGHLDPKEREKARREALEKLGLSQDRREPSAHLQPTVHPHPREMPLPIPAEPEAGCGAAERSVPGIRPMTFKSNTLERSGVGLSSYIASTKEQSVKTSSSLGKMSFIERLAPSFLRSSRPRPASLGEGKDFAGLKEPRQTEQEKSSKRRSHPLQNFPKPPRSCISVKISPKGSTDENRREALKKLGLLKE
- the C16H1orf116 gene encoding specifically androgen-regulated gene protein isoform X3 → MPRKELGMAGCNSGSCDSMVSTASNHSQRSDNSYDYLSVEEKECLMFLEETIGSLDAEADSGVSTDETDYVEPSKLPGTWLRRDSSAQDMENGAPPPSAGQQRAAEQKSAKSISAFSSSAPAAAPSPGYYSLPRSITVANGASDSKATVCTRGDPVPVDKSSQEMAKEDRLDHANTRHQMKSLESLIIQPPDPFQDDQVSHEWSCSNCSDAKKETGKETKTWTSWNQSEKSRLEEAPQDPDAKRGPPTAPKPRKLPPNIILKTSKTSQVPLATEPSQKVKAAPPSLASSQPGSASDAAAEKLNSGHLDPKEREKARREALEKLGLSQDRREPSAHLQPTVHPHPREMPLPIPAEPEAGCGAAERSVPGIRPMTFKSNTLERSGVGLSSYIASTKEQSVKTSSSLGKMSFIERLAPSFLRSSRPRPASLGEGKDFAGLKEPRQTEQEKSSKRRSHPLQNFPKPPRSCISVKISPKGSTDENRREALKKLGLLKE